The Anaerolineae bacterium genomic interval CACGCCGCGCTTGTGCTGCTCCTTGTTTTGAAATGTAGGGCAAAAAATCAACGGCCCTCCTGCCCAGGAGAGCCGTCCGTGGGCTCAGGTTTCGTCGTTTACCTGCGCCAGAAACGCGTCCAGCGCGGCCAGTGCACGCTGGCTGTACGCGGCATAGCGCTCTCGTTTGTTGCGGATGCGCCGGGCCAAAGGCGGCAGGATGCCGTAGTTTGCCTTCATGGGTTGAAAATCTGCCTCAGAAGCGTGGGTGATGTAATGGCACAGGGCGCCGAGCATGGTTTCGCGGGGCAGCACCAGGGGCGGCTGGCCCCAAAGCAAACGAGCGGCGTTCCACCCGGCCAGCAGGCCGGTGGCGATGTTGCCCACATAGCCCTCGACGCCCGTAATCTGCCCGGCGAAGAACAAATCGTCGCGGTTGTGGAATTGAAGGGTGGGGCGCAAGAGCGCGGGCGAAAAGATGAACGTGTTGCGGTGCATCTGGCCGTAGCGGGCAAACTCGGCGTGCTCCAGGCCCGGAATCATGCGGAAGACTCGCTTCTGCTCGGGAAACTTGAGGTTGGTCTGAAAGCCCACCATGTTGTAAAGCGTCCCGGCCAGGTTGTCCTGTCGCAGTTGCACCACGGCATAAGGCCGTTTGCTCGTGCGCGGGTCGATCAGGCCCACGGGGCGCAGCGAGCCAAAGGCCAGCGCGTCGCGACCGCGGCGGGCCAGCACTTCGATGGGCAGGCAGCCCTCGAAAAAGCGCCCTTTCCCTGCGCGCACGCCAGGGCCTTCTTCCAGGTCGAACCGCTCGAATTCGTGAAGATCGATGCGTTCAGCGCTCACCAGGGCGTCCACGAAGGCGTAGTACTCCTCTTGCGTCATCGGGCAATTGATGTAGTCGCCCGCTTCCTGCTCCCCTTTGCCGTAGCGCGAGGCCCGAAAAGCGATGTCCATGTTGATGGAATCGGCCACTACGATGGGGGCGATGGCGTCGTAAAAGTACAGGTGCTCCTGACCGGTGAGTTCCTGCAATGCCCGGGAAAGGCGCGAAGAGGTCAACGGCCCCGAGGCGATGATGGTCGGTCCAGCAGGGATCTCGGTCACCTCTTCCCGAATGACTTTGATGTTAGGGTGGGCTTCCAGCGCCTTGG includes:
- a CDS encoding methylenetetrahydrofolate--tRNA-(uracil(54)-C(5))-methyltransferase (FADH(2)-oxidizing) TrmFO — protein: MSEQRELIVIGGGLAGSEAAWQAAQRGIKVRLYEMRPRKSTGAHTTGYLAELVCSNSLGTNLPDRAGGLLKEELRRLGSLLMRLADESAVPAGSALAVDREIFARKVTKALEAHPNIKVIREEVTEIPAGPTIIASGPLTSSRLSRALQELTGQEHLYFYDAIAPIVVADSINMDIAFRASRYGKGEQEAGDYINCPMTQEEYYAFVDALVSAERIDLHEFERFDLEEGPGVRAGKGRFFEGCLPIEVLARRGRDALAFGSLRPVGLIDPRTSKRPYAVVQLRQDNLAGTLYNMVGFQTNLKFPEQKRVFRMIPGLEHAEFARYGQMHRNTFIFSPALLRPTLQFHNRDDLFFAGQITGVEGYVGNIATGLLAGWNAARLLWGQPPLVLPRETMLGALCHYITHASEADFQPMKANYGILPPLARRIRNKRERYAAYSQRALAALDAFLAQVNDET